In Halorientalis sp. LT38, a genomic segment contains:
- a CDS encoding DUF7546 family protein: MSTDTRRSRWGDRLRPDTETVLIAAMVVNAELLLLGLYWLVGDTTLTSIWSLQYWLYPMVWINVGLLAIVKTTPRAADARDRWLATGLAVGYFGILAYAGGLVGPAAGIGESSLRLSILGLPPGWGPALLYSGERIAFALMPFKLVGYAALTYLVYATVLDAAGSAVTGVLGLLSCVSCSWPVLASLATGVLGSGSAVATAVYSQSYALSTVVFVVTVGLLYWRPFGR, from the coding sequence ATGAGTACCGACACACGGCGGTCGAGATGGGGCGATCGCCTCCGACCGGACACCGAGACGGTCCTGATCGCCGCCATGGTCGTCAACGCGGAACTGCTCCTGCTCGGCCTCTACTGGCTGGTCGGCGACACCACGCTGACGAGCATCTGGTCGCTCCAGTACTGGCTCTACCCGATGGTGTGGATCAACGTCGGGCTCCTGGCGATCGTCAAAACGACTCCCAGAGCCGCCGACGCTCGCGACCGCTGGCTCGCGACCGGACTCGCCGTCGGCTACTTCGGCATCCTCGCGTACGCTGGCGGGCTGGTCGGCCCGGCGGCCGGGATCGGGGAGTCGAGCCTGCGGCTGTCGATCCTCGGCCTGCCGCCGGGGTGGGGCCCCGCGCTGCTCTACAGCGGCGAGCGGATCGCGTTCGCGCTCATGCCGTTCAAACTGGTCGGGTACGCCGCGCTCACCTACCTCGTGTACGCGACGGTACTCGACGCGGCTGGCTCGGCGGTGACCGGTGTCCTGGGCCTGCTCTCCTGTGTCAGCTGTTCGTGGCCAGTGCTGGCCTCGCTCGCGACCGGCGTCCTCGGGAGCGGGAGCGCCGTCGCCACCGCGGTCTACAGCCAGTCATACGCGCTCTCGACGGTCGTATTCGTCGTCACGGTCGGCCTGCTGTACTGGCGGCCGTTCGGGCGGTGA
- the cyoE gene encoding heme o synthase: MRGTAAFQRRSRPRFATLLAGSAVGVYLLVVVGATAAIADAASACSAWPVCHRPPTLSEPALLVAWGHRLAALLVGLLVVATTVIGLQSASVSRRVKATLALALVLFPVQIALGAQVAATGAAAPFPTTHLLAGMGIFGALTLGLAWHLEPRDAEEPAAGSVDPTPAPEPDPEVTEQPPMPSSPLARARHVAGAYFRLMKPRLMWLLCLVASAGMALAAGPALTVRTVVLTLSGGVLAIGASGTFNHVIERDKDKRMDRTSDRPVATHQLPVRNAVAFGLLLAAASVAVFLQINPLAAALGLAAILFYSVIYTVVLKPNTVQNTVIGGAAGALPALIGWTAVTGRIGLPALALAGLIFVWTPAHFYNLALAYKDDYARGGFPMMPVVRGEATTRKHIMLWLGTTLLAAAGLAALTDLGWLYAATTTALGAVFLWAVVRLHRERDESAAFRAFHASNAYLGAVLLAIVVDAIVV; encoded by the coding sequence GTGAGAGGAACAGCCGCGTTCCAGCGCCGTTCTCGCCCCCGTTTCGCCACGCTGTTGGCCGGATCGGCCGTCGGCGTCTACCTGCTGGTGGTCGTCGGCGCGACGGCGGCCATCGCCGACGCCGCCAGCGCCTGTTCGGCGTGGCCGGTGTGTCACCGTCCACCGACGCTATCCGAGCCCGCGCTCCTCGTGGCCTGGGGCCATCGACTCGCCGCGCTCCTCGTCGGGCTGCTCGTCGTCGCGACCACCGTGATCGGACTGCAGAGCGCGAGCGTCTCCCGCCGCGTCAAGGCGACGCTCGCGCTGGCGCTCGTACTCTTTCCCGTCCAGATCGCTCTGGGTGCGCAGGTGGCCGCGACCGGCGCCGCCGCGCCGTTCCCGACGACGCACCTGCTGGCCGGCATGGGCATCTTCGGGGCGCTGACGCTCGGTCTCGCCTGGCACCTCGAACCCCGAGACGCCGAGGAACCGGCCGCAGGGTCGGTCGATCCGACCCCGGCACCGGAGCCCGATCCGGAGGTCACCGAGCAGCCACCGATGCCATCGTCCCCGCTCGCGCGTGCGAGACACGTCGCGGGGGCCTACTTCCGGTTGATGAAACCCCGGCTGATGTGGTTGCTCTGTCTCGTCGCCTCGGCGGGGATGGCCCTCGCGGCCGGTCCCGCCCTGACCGTGCGCACGGTCGTATTGACGCTGAGCGGGGGCGTCCTCGCCATCGGCGCGAGCGGCACCTTCAACCACGTCATCGAGCGCGACAAGGACAAGAGAATGGATCGGACGAGCGACCGACCGGTCGCGACCCACCAGTTGCCCGTCCGGAACGCCGTCGCGTTCGGCCTGCTGCTCGCGGCCGCCTCCGTGGCCGTGTTCCTGCAGATCAACCCGCTCGCCGCCGCGCTCGGCCTCGCGGCCATCCTGTTCTACAGCGTGATCTACACGGTCGTGCTCAAGCCCAACACGGTCCAGAACACCGTGATCGGCGGCGCGGCCGGTGCGCTCCCGGCCCTGATCGGCTGGACCGCAGTGACGGGGCGGATCGGACTGCCAGCGCTCGCACTGGCCGGCCTCATCTTCGTCTGGACGCCCGCGCACTTCTACAACCTCGCGCTCGCGTACAAGGACGACTACGCCCGCGGCGGGTTCCCGATGATGCCCGTCGTCCGCGGTGAGGCGACCACGCGCAAACACATCATGCTGTGGCTGGGGACGACGCTGCTGGCCGCGGCCGGCCTCGCTGCCCTGACGGACCTGGGCTGGCTCTACGCCGCCACGACGACGGCGCTCGGCGCGGTCTTCCTCTGGGCCGTCGTCCGGCTCCACCGCGAGCGCGACGAGTCCGCGGCCTTCCGGGCGTTCCACGCGTCGAACGCCTACCTCGGGGCCGTCCTCCTGGCCATCGTGGTCGACGCGATCGTCGTATGA
- the coxB gene encoding cytochrome c oxidase subunit II, producing MAVEPAAAQSTDSSTTEAAIWGLNNNLIYVAVPITVLVEGILIYTVWKFRKSDEAQPTQENRRLEITWTVATAIILLFVGVASYQVLGNPYVSASSQAELDGGAPEEIEVYGQKYNWQFVYRNVSVDDASATDVTLSNVTITGTSVQNTTGEGIEVTGGTVTSASGGALDSATLVNGTVTGAENQTGNDVTFQDVTVTGAAVEGASIDDATVDTTTTMVMPAEQNVRMNVTARDWLHAFHVPGLGLKTDALPGQSNYITTKATETGEYQLYCAEYCGTGHSGMLGSVDVVEDSEYDDWLASQWFSAQE from the coding sequence ATGGCGGTCGAGCCCGCGGCCGCCCAGTCGACGGACTCGTCGACGACCGAGGCAGCGATCTGGGGGCTGAACAACAACCTGATCTACGTGGCGGTTCCGATCACGGTCCTCGTCGAGGGGATCCTGATCTACACCGTCTGGAAGTTCCGGAAATCGGACGAGGCCCAGCCGACCCAGGAGAACCGCCGACTCGAGATCACCTGGACCGTCGCGACGGCGATCATCCTGCTGTTCGTCGGCGTCGCCTCCTACCAGGTGCTCGGCAACCCCTACGTCAGCGCCTCCTCGCAGGCCGAACTCGACGGGGGCGCACCCGAAGAGATCGAAGTGTACGGGCAGAAGTACAACTGGCAGTTCGTCTACCGGAACGTCAGCGTCGACGACGCCAGCGCGACCGACGTGACGCTCTCGAACGTCACCATCACGGGGACGAGCGTCCAGAATACCACCGGAGAGGGAATCGAGGTGACCGGCGGCACCGTCACCAGTGCCTCCGGGGGCGCACTGGACAGTGCGACCCTCGTCAACGGGACCGTGACCGGCGCCGAGAACCAGACGGGCAACGACGTCACCTTCCAGGACGTGACCGTGACCGGCGCCGCCGTCGAGGGCGCGAGCATCGACGACGCGACCGTCGATACCACGACCACGATGGTCATGCCGGCGGAACAGAACGTCCGCATGAACGTCACGGCTCGCGACTGGCTGCACGCGTTCCACGTCCCTGGACTGGGCCTCAAGACGGACGCGCTGCCCGGTCAGTCCAACTACATCACGACGAAAGCCACCGAGACGGGCGAGTACCAGCTCTACTGCGCGGAGTACTGCGGGACCGGTCACTCCGGCATGCTCGGGAGCGTGGACGTCGTCGAGGATTCGGAGTACGACGACTGGCTGGCGTCGCAGTGGTTCAGCGCACAGGAGTAA
- a CDS encoding SelT/SelW/SelH family protein produces MTEVEIEYCVPCGFLDRAEDVQHVLLTTFGEQLDAVTLRTGSNGVFRVTVDGEQVYEKQADAFDVDEIVRRVREHV; encoded by the coding sequence ATGACCGAAGTCGAGATCGAGTACTGCGTCCCCTGCGGCTTCCTGGATCGCGCCGAAGACGTCCAGCACGTCCTGTTGACGACCTTCGGTGAGCAACTCGACGCCGTGACGCTCCGGACGGGTTCGAACGGCGTCTTCAGGGTCACCGTCGACGGCGAGCAGGTGTACGAAAAACAGGCGGACGCCTTCGACGTGGACGAGATCGTGCGCCGAGTGCGCGAGCACGTCTGA